Within the Neomonachus schauinslandi unplaced genomic scaffold, ASM220157v2 HiC_scaffold_1271, whole genome shotgun sequence genome, the region GCTTCTTTAAACCTGGGTGCCTAGCACTTACGGGGAACTCTGTACATAATTACTGcgtaaaataaagactgtaaacaCAGAAATGACTTAAGGGATTGCCCCATACatgggcacctggttggctcagtcggttgagtgtccaactcttgatttcggctccggtcatgacctcagacttgtgagatcgagccccgtgtggggctcagtgctgggcttggagcccggtcaagattccctctctctctatctgctcctccccctctccaaaaaaaagagagagtgtgagagagattGTCCCATACAGTCCAGgagcaaaagaaagagatataCAAAGAAGTAATTTACAGTTCAGGTGGTGAAGATACACTAGAAAAATCGGTAAAGTACGAAGGAAGAGACACCTATTCATCTGGGGAAGAAGAGCCATAATCAAGGATGACTTTACATAGCAGTCTGTGTCctaaaagatgtgaagaaatttaTCAAGTAGTAGAGGAAAACATTTCAGGCGTGTTTACACTCATCAGGGACATACACCCATAGGAAGCTTGTACActaataaaggcataaaaaatactaataattttggAAACCATGAATCATGTTGTAGTTGAAGCTTTGGGTGTTAAGAGGTGCTGTTACAAGGTAAAGAACAGTCTGTTGTGATTTTATATGTTTCTGCtgcattataaaattttgtttctgattgttttgttcattgatgttAGGTGGATGAACTTGTGAATGAATCTTTGGGATGTTTGTTTGTCTTTAACCTGGTGACATTTAGTATTTCCCAAATGGTTTGTTGAAGTTTTCTgtaattaaaagtatttcttaaagtaaatattCAGCTAAAGATTAAGTTTAATTTAAACTCTCAAttgataaaatgttattttctatttttaagaaggttATAGCTTTTATCTAACCATTCTAAGTAGTCCATTTTAACTAAATATATAGATTGGCCAGCAGAACTAGACTTAGAAAGGACATCAGAGGAAGAGCAAAAAAGACttgatgaaagtgaaaataaccaCCTAAAGGTatggaaaaagttaaatttaaatttccgattttatattgtttttcctgctttaatAATGTAACCTAGTTCAAATGAAATGATCTTTTGAATGGACATATTGAAGTCATtagattataatttaatatttagtttttacaaaattttacaagttacaaaacttaaaatattgttAGAGTTTATAGTAACTTATAGCTAAACTTCATCCTTGGAattgagataaaaagaaattcctgaatattgtttgcttcttcacatttttgtaacttttttgtgATAAAGAAGGTAACAtcaaatattgaatcatatgTTTAAGCAGTTGAAATTATGAGCAGTACAATAATGATGACTACTGACTTAGATTCGTGTAGAAGGAGTAATTATTCTCAGTGGTTCAAAATGTGCAGTTCTCTATTGCCAGTCACTGATGCCAAGATAAACGATTTATTTTGCCTTGCGATGTCTGTGTAGTTGACTTCAGAGAGTGGGGTCATAAAATCAGCACAATTGCCTATTGTAGGATCACACCTTCCAGGGTGGGACCTTTGTAGTTGGGTAATAAACAAtaactttttcagttatttcatttcagcataggaaatcagtaagtattattaacatttttctcatcCACTCTCAGTGGACATTATATTAGAGCTGTATATAAGCAGATAATTATAGTGATGTATAACACTATCATAGTACATAATTTGAATTAAGatttaggaattttctttctgattgatgTTAATTGATCTTGGCTCCTAATAATTGAAAATTTGCCTATTCTCTAGttattaatctttaaagaaaatcctcaaatgcACTGTAGGGGCTCActattcttaaatatgaaaattataatataatttatatatatatataaatatatatattcttaagtatggtgagataaaatgcttttaagtttgcaacattaaaaaataatctaattcattttttggtAGATGTAACATGTAATGAattgtttatttcaaaaaaactgacaaagttaagtttatggatttatgtttttcttctgtcttaagCTAGGGCGAGTTATTTGTCACTTCTTTGTTACAATATAGTGACTTGGGAGCAGCTTAACATagattaagaaatttaacagttcaattttaattattttctaatttttctttgtccataCTTGATTACTTAAGGATAAAGGTATTTCACAAACATGTATCCTGGCAGAAAAGACATGTGAAAATCAAGCCCAGCAAATTAACGTTCCACTTTTGCATCTGCAAAAAAAGTCTCGAGAAccagaaatgaataagaaatgtgatagaaaggataatatatctgtatattcagaacatccttCTGTGCAAAAGCGTGAGGAAATCTCGATCAAACAAGGCAAATTAGTgtggaaaaataatctaaaacacaTCACCAGTGAGTTAAAGCGGAAGTTCGGTGCAACTTGTGAAAGACACAAAATTGCTCCTTATGCTAAGGAAGAGTCACTACGTGGTAACTTTAAAGAAGGAGCAAACTTAATGGAAATACCTTCTAACTTGACAAATGATAGACTTGATTGTGAGAAAAAGGATATATTTGCAGTGCCTGTCCCTCTAGTAGTTCAGGCATTTCCTGAACAAAAAAAGTCTCGTCTCAAATATGCTTGCCAGgcatcttctgatttttctttaagtgaaaataaatcagactgtGAAAATGATAACAAACCAGACACTGAGCAtgcttttaacaaaaataagagttttaaaagtgatacagaaactaaaaaagtaaGGAACCCACTCGCTACGTTTGAAGTGAAAGAAGACCAAGAGTTTGACgtgcaaatggcaaaaagtatGAACCAAAATAGCACTAATTCTAAATTAGACATTGGACGTATACCTCAGTCTAGTGATTCAGAAAGCCATTTTGACAAAAGGTTTTCCCGCTCCAATGAGGTGAGACAAATGGCTCAAATAAAGAGGCACCATAGTTCTGCCGTTACAAAcatttacaagaaaacaaaagtcttgTTCCAGAAGCCATTCTGTGCAGTTAATAACAGTACTAATACCTATAGAAGTATGGAAcccaaattagaaaatgtgaGTTCTTCTCCACCATGTAGTTACAGAACATCAGAAGTACGtctaaaagaagaattacagcaaGATGTTCAAAAGTTTAAGAATGAGATAGGCATGTTACCGATAGACATCTgggatttggaaaaaaagaaagttcaactTCAAAAAGAGGTAGAGGTTCACTTTGCtactgctcttttgttttttctctttatcaattATCTGAGTCATTTTGATTTTCCACTTAGGAAAAAAGTTCGTGTATAACATGGGGTTGTCTAAATACGTAATTGTGTTCGGAAATAGATTATTTCTGCTATCTAAATGATAGGAGTGCAGGAAAACATTCTTATGATTGGTTTTCCTTAAGTTTCTCTGTAAGTCTCCCAAGTGGCATATGACCTGGGAAACTAATTGAGCTATGCACCATGTGACCTCATGAAGCAGAGTAACCGtaaagaaaattccttaaaaaatgcaattatcggggcacctggggtggctcagtcgctaagcctctgccttcggctcaggtcacgatcccggggtcctaagatcgagccccgcattgggctccctgctcagcgggaagcctgcttctccctctcccactccccctgcttgtgttccctctctcgctgtgtctttctctgtcaaataaataaataaaatcttaaaaaaaaaaaacttaaaaaaatgcaattatgttggcacatctgggtggcacagttgagcatccgactcttggttttggcttgggttgtgatctcaggttcatgagagtgagccccgcgttgggctctgtgctcagcgtggagtgtgctttagtttctctctccttctccctctgcccttcctgctcatgctctctatctaaaataaataaatctttaaaaaagatatataataatctctagtgttgttgttttttttaacatttatttatttattagagagcacatgtgtgtgcacgagcatgagccgggggagaggcagagggagagagacagggagaagcagactctctgctgagcagggagcctgacatggggctccatcccaggcccctgggatcatgacctgagctgaaggcagacgcttaacgctgagccatccaggtgccccatctctagggtttttatttttatctattggcTTAAGTATAAATTGCATTtccataaacaataaaatgggaaagaagcaaTGACTAAGAGAAAGGATATAAACAAGTATTTCAGCTAAACCTATTTATTGTTTCAGTATGTGcaatcttttctgctttgtacTCACTCTTGGAACTTAGCATTCCAACAGGACcactttgagatatttttaataacaaatatttgtattatcacttttttcctccacatGTTTCTTAAACAGcctctttttctaagatttatttatttatttagagagcatgagcaaggggaggggcaaagggagagagagagagagagagggagagagagagacggagagaagtagactccccactgagcttggtgcctgatgcggggctcaatcccacaaccctgacatcatgagctgagtcaaaatcaagagtcagaggcccaactgactgagccacccaggcgcccccctccacttt harbors:
- the LOC123323830 gene encoding coiled-coil domain-containing protein 144B-like translates to MNKKCDRKDNISVYSEHPSVQKREEISIKQGKLVWKNNLKHITSELKRKFGATCERHKIAPYAKEESLRGNFKEGANLMEIPSNLTNDRLDCEKKDIFAVPVPLVVQAFPEQKKSRLKYACQASSDFSLSENKSDCENDNKPDTEHAFNKNKSFKSDTETKKVRNPLATFEVKEDQEFDVQMAKSMNQNSTNSKLDIGRIPQSSDSESHFDKRFSRSNEVRQMAQIKRHHSSAVTNIYKKTKVLFQKPFCAVNNSTNTYRSMEPKLENVSSSPPCSYRTSEVRLKEELQQDVQKFKNEIGMLPIDIWDLEKKKVQLQKEINEEKKRHQSNETAVLENLYAVAAAAARLIQQRESGKTENHLFPVGKKEDSDG